One Marinibacterium anthonyi genomic region harbors:
- the phnN gene encoding Ribose 1,5-bisphosphate phosphokinase PhnN, whose protein sequence is MTDHCLGRLVAVVGPSGVGKDSVMEALVAADPACVLARRVITRPSEAGGEDFEGVAKEDFLAREAAGEFVLSWPAHGLHYGIPQVIRDDLADGRTVVVNLSRAVLLRAQEVFPGLQVISLTAPPAVLAARLAGRGREAEDEQKRRLSRGSLPLPDGLLNVHEIDNSGALEDTVTAVRAALQPESV, encoded by the coding sequence ATGACGGATCACTGCTTGGGTCGTCTCGTCGCGGTGGTCGGGCCTTCGGGCGTCGGCAAGGACAGCGTGATGGAGGCGCTGGTCGCCGCCGATCCTGCCTGTGTCCTGGCGCGGCGCGTGATCACCCGCCCATCCGAGGCGGGGGGCGAAGATTTCGAAGGCGTGGCCAAAGAGGATTTCCTGGCCCGCGAGGCTGCCGGGGAATTCGTGCTGTCCTGGCCCGCCCACGGGTTGCACTACGGCATCCCGCAGGTCATCCGCGACGACCTGGCCGACGGGCGGACCGTCGTCGTGAACCTGTCCCGCGCCGTGCTTCTGCGGGCGCAGGAGGTCTTTCCGGGGTTGCAGGTCATCTCGCTTACCGCGCCGCCAGCCGTGCTGGCCGCCCGTCTCGCCGGCCGCGGGCGCGAGGCGGAAGACGAACAGAAACGCCGCCTGTCGCGCGGATCCCTGCCGTTGCCCGACGGCCTGCTGAACGTGCACGAGATCGACAATTCCGGTGCCCTCGAAGACACCGTCACCGCCGTTCGCGCCGCCCTTCAGCCCGAAAGCGTGTAA
- the phnL gene encoding Alpha-D-ribose 1-methylphosphonate 5-triphosphate synthase subunit PhnL — MIDVQNVSKSFTLHNQGGTVLPVMTGASLRVAPGECIALTGASGAGKSTLMRLIYGNYLAASGKIVVGGIDVVTAEPREILKLRRETLGYVSQFLRVVPRVPTLDVVAEPLLAVGVDRETARARAGELLSRLNIPEPLWGLSPTTFSGGEQQRVNIARGFAHDYPALLLDEPTASLDAGNRQVVLDLITEAKARGAAIVGIFHDIAAREVVCDREVDVSVFTPVRAA, encoded by the coding sequence ATGATCGATGTTCAGAACGTCTCGAAGAGCTTCACGCTCCATAACCAGGGCGGCACCGTGTTGCCCGTGATGACCGGCGCGTCCCTGCGCGTGGCCCCTGGCGAATGCATCGCCCTGACCGGCGCGTCCGGCGCGGGCAAATCCACGCTGATGCGGCTGATCTACGGCAATTACCTGGCCGCATCGGGGAAGATCGTGGTGGGGGGCATCGACGTGGTCACCGCCGAGCCGCGCGAGATCCTGAAGCTGCGCCGCGAGACGCTGGGTTATGTCAGTCAGTTCCTGCGCGTGGTGCCGCGCGTGCCGACGCTGGACGTGGTCGCCGAACCGCTTCTGGCCGTGGGCGTTGACCGCGAGACGGCCCGGGCCCGGGCCGGCGAGCTGTTGTCCCGCCTCAACATTCCCGAACCGCTCTGGGGTCTCAGCCCCACCACCTTCTCGGGCGGCGAACAGCAGCGGGTCAACATCGCCCGCGGCTTCGCCCACGACTACCCGGCGCTGCTGCTGGACGAACCCACCGCCAGCCTTGACGCGGGCAACCGCCAGGTCGTGCTGGACCTGATCACCGAGGCCAAGGCGCGCGGTGCCGCCATCGTCGGGATCTTCCACGACATCGCCGCACGCGAGGTGGTTTGCGACCGCGAGGTCGATGTGTCGGTCTTCACCCCGGTGCGGGCGGCATGA
- the corA gene encoding Magnesium transport protein CorA: MMRLFSSSGNQLNEMRAGSDPAGAVWIDLFEPTAEEAAAIAPFGITLPSFAEMREIEVSNRLYRVEDIDYMTVVLPGLRADGSQKALPVTLILSPDRLVTVRYHAPRPFATYPQRAATSAAGCTSPHRIAMGLAEEIIGRQADLIEGIAEELDKLLAEVLDDEGYSQPGMLRTTLRNLGLQGELLGRVRLGLLSLERALSFHRQIHASVDADLLHIIDGAMHDIRALVEHGASVSERIGFATDLTLGLISVDQNTSMRIFSIVAVFFMPPTLIASIYGMNFTRMPELTSPWGYPLALLVMVGSSVLAYAIFKWRRWL, encoded by the coding sequence ATGATGCGGCTCTTCTCCAGTTCCGGCAACCAGCTGAACGAAATGCGGGCGGGGTCCGACCCCGCCGGCGCGGTCTGGATCGACCTGTTCGAACCGACCGCGGAGGAGGCCGCGGCCATCGCGCCCTTTGGCATCACCCTGCCAAGCTTTGCCGAAATGCGCGAGATCGAGGTGTCGAACCGGCTCTACCGGGTCGAGGACATCGACTACATGACCGTCGTCCTGCCCGGGTTGCGTGCCGATGGGTCCCAGAAGGCGCTGCCGGTCACCCTGATCCTGTCGCCCGACCGGCTGGTCACCGTGCGCTACCACGCGCCCCGGCCCTTCGCGACCTACCCGCAACGCGCCGCCACCTCGGCCGCCGGCTGCACGTCGCCGCACCGGATCGCCATGGGATTGGCCGAAGAGATCATCGGCCGCCAGGCCGACCTGATCGAAGGCATCGCCGAGGAACTCGACAAGCTGCTGGCCGAAGTGCTGGACGACGAGGGCTACAGCCAGCCGGGAATGCTCAGGACCACGCTGCGCAACCTCGGGCTTCAGGGCGAATTGCTGGGTCGTGTGCGGCTGGGGCTGCTGTCGCTGGAACGCGCGCTCAGCTTTCACCGCCAGATCCACGCCTCGGTCGATGCCGACCTGCTGCACATCATCGACGGCGCCATGCACGACATCCGCGCGCTGGTGGAACATGGCGCATCGGTCAGCGAACGCATCGGCTTTGCCACCGACCTGACGCTGGGGCTGATCTCGGTCGATCAGAACACGTCGATGCGGATCTTCTCGATCGTCGCGGTCTTCTTCATGCCGCCGACCCTGATCGCGTCGATCTACGGCATGAACTTCACCCGGATGCCCGAGCTTACCTCGCCCTGGGGCTATCCGCTTGCGCTTCTGGTCATGGTCGGATCCTCCGTCCTGGCCTATGCAATCTTCAAATGGCGCCGCTGGCTCTAG
- the phnK gene encoding Putative phosphonates utilization ATP-binding protein PhnK, whose product MTPLLQVRDVSKLYGGRIGCADVSFDLYPGEVMGIVGESGSGKSTLLNCLAGHLPPDGGQVIFDTRTDGPVDTLTMSEPARRMLGRTDWAFVHQHAREGLRMGVSAGGNIGERLMAVGARHYGSIRNSAEDWLGRVEIDTDRIDDRPSHFSGGMQQRLQIARNLVTGPRLVFMDEPTGGLDVSVQARLLDLLRGLVREMGLSALIVTHDLAVVRLLADRLMVMKDGHVVETGLTDQVLDDPQHAYTQLLVSSVLQV is encoded by the coding sequence ATGACCCCCTTGCTGCAAGTGCGCGACGTATCCAAGCTTTACGGTGGGCGCATCGGTTGTGCCGACGTCTCCTTCGATCTCTACCCCGGCGAGGTCATGGGGATCGTGGGCGAATCCGGCTCCGGAAAATCCACCCTGCTGAACTGCCTGGCCGGCCATCTGCCCCCCGACGGCGGCCAGGTGATATTCGACACCCGCACCGACGGGCCGGTCGACACCCTGACCATGTCCGAACCCGCGCGCCGGATGCTGGGCCGCACCGACTGGGCCTTTGTCCACCAGCACGCCCGCGAGGGCCTGCGCATGGGCGTCAGCGCCGGCGGCAATATCGGTGAACGGCTGATGGCCGTAGGCGCGCGCCACTATGGCTCCATCCGCAATTCGGCCGAAGACTGGCTGGGCCGGGTGGAAATCGACACCGACCGGATCGACGACCGGCCCTCGCATTTCTCGGGCGGCATGCAGCAGCGGCTGCAGATCGCGCGCAACCTGGTCACCGGGCCGCGGCTGGTGTTCATGGATGAACCGACCGGCGGGCTTGACGTGTCGGTGCAGGCGCGCCTTCTGGACCTGCTGCGCGGGTTGGTCCGCGAAATGGGGCTTTCGGCGCTGATCGTCACCCATGACCTGGCCGTCGTGCGCCTGCTGGCCGACCGGCTGATGGTGATGAAGGACGGCCACGTGGTGGAAACCGGTCTGACCGATCAGGTGCTTGACGATCCGCAGCATGCCTATACGCAGTTGCTGGTGTCTTCCGTCCTGCAGGTCTGA